A DNA window from Anaerocolumna sp. AGMB13020 contains the following coding sequences:
- a CDS encoding sensor histidine kinase: MWVLTLILGISILIAIYYKMNHTDVFVVKGTVDAEESMPSGRKILPLNGEWEFYWGQLLEPEDFKKEVRVHSYMMVPGSWRKDIDGKKYPDYGYATYRITLTKVNPGVIYGLKKQSIRIASKIYVNGKLLIQNGSVSDSVRGENMGNMPEAVYFQSDEDKIEIIIQVSSHKIFGGGIAEAIYFGEQQEITSFGARNIVRDMLPIAFSFGVAAVYLIIVLVSPGYYKKEKASVFFPMGAASLALINGTLGERIIKYILPGISAEGLLNLESVLISMGILSIVMAVYHLDRKFISTQYRNIVILIQGLFAILYVVLPAETPGIRTVFIIIDLLIIIAVEFRVLYLFMKRTELRISGIEHGLLLLVLYFIDVYCIDQLVFTKGLIGNDMMSLTASVLYITVWVFLLTYRYHVMYKKNEELTVALLESNYNMERVTNHAERSEIAFLQAQIKPHFLFNSLNSILSLCYSNPEKASELLWHLAEFLKSAFNIDMTSEFIRVESELESIRSYVFIEKTRFGKRLKVEMEIEEALKHQRIVPLLIQPLVENAIRHGALKREEGGNVRLSIQKEEGFGVVTVYDNGPGFSPNSLATLSGKAGDTETERKGVGIGNIKKRLMHYYGEELHIEEQEEGVKVWFRFHLEEEDGHVKGSNCR, from the coding sequence ATGTGGGTGTTGACTTTAATACTTGGAATCAGCATTCTTATAGCAATTTATTATAAAATGAACCATACAGACGTTTTTGTGGTAAAGGGAACCGTTGATGCAGAAGAATCAATGCCTAGCGGCAGAAAGATCCTTCCACTAAACGGAGAGTGGGAATTCTACTGGGGGCAGCTTCTGGAACCGGAGGACTTTAAAAAGGAAGTGAGGGTTCACTCTTATATGATGGTTCCAGGGAGTTGGAGAAAGGATATCGATGGGAAGAAATATCCGGATTATGGGTATGCTACCTATCGCATTACCCTGACAAAGGTGAATCCTGGGGTGATTTACGGCTTGAAAAAGCAGAGTATTCGAATTGCCAGTAAAATATATGTCAATGGGAAGCTGCTGATACAAAACGGTTCTGTATCAGATTCTGTACGTGGCGAAAATATGGGCAATATGCCCGAAGCAGTGTATTTTCAGTCAGATGAGGATAAAATTGAGATTATTATACAGGTATCAAGCCATAAGATTTTTGGTGGGGGTATCGCGGAAGCCATATATTTTGGTGAGCAGCAGGAAATTACCTCTTTTGGTGCCAGGAATATTGTGCGGGATATGCTGCCAATTGCCTTTAGCTTTGGGGTGGCAGCCGTGTACCTGATCATTGTATTGGTGAGCCCGGGTTATTATAAAAAGGAAAAGGCGAGTGTATTTTTCCCAATGGGAGCGGCTTCTCTGGCCTTAATCAATGGAACGCTGGGAGAACGTATCATAAAATATATTCTACCCGGAATATCGGCTGAAGGCCTGTTGAATCTGGAGTCCGTTTTGATTAGTATGGGTATCCTTTCTATTGTAATGGCGGTTTATCATCTGGATAGGAAGTTTATTTCCACCCAGTACAGAAACATCGTAATTCTGATACAAGGTCTGTTTGCTATCCTTTATGTGGTTTTGCCTGCGGAAACCCCTGGAATCCGGACAGTGTTTATCATTATTGACCTGCTTATCATAATTGCCGTTGAGTTCCGGGTATTGTATCTTTTTATGAAAAGGACTGAGCTTAGAATTAGCGGAATAGAGCATGGACTTCTCCTTCTGGTATTGTATTTTATTGATGTATATTGCATTGACCAGCTGGTTTTCACAAAAGGGCTGATTGGAAATGATATGATGTCACTGACAGCAAGCGTCCTGTATATAACTGTCTGGGTGTTCCTGCTTACCTATAGGTATCATGTTATGTATAAAAAGAATGAGGAGCTGACAGTGGCATTGCTGGAAAGCAATTATAACATGGAGAGAGTAACAAATCATGCGGAACGTAGCGAAATCGCATTTTTACAGGCTCAGATAAAACCACATTTTCTGTTTAATTCCCTAAACAGTATTCTTAGCCTGTGTTATAGCAATCCCGAGAAAGCCTCTGAACTTCTCTGGCATCTGGCGGAATTTTTAAAAAGTGCTTTTAACATTGATATGACATCGGAATTTATCCGGGTAGAAAGCGAGCTTGAAAGTATCCGTTCCTATGTATTTATAGAAAAAACACGGTTTGGGAAAAGGCTTAAGGTGGAGATGGAGATTGAAGAAGCTCTCAAACACCAAAGGATAGTACCCTTACTGATTCAACCCCTGGTAGAAAATGCGATCCGCCATGGAGCCCTGAAAAGAGAAGAGGGTGGAAATGTCAGATTATCAATTCAAAAGGAGGAGGGCTTTGGGGTTGTTACCGTCTACGACAATGGTCCCGGTTTTTCTCCAAACAGCCTGGCAACGCTTTCCGGGAAAGCAGGGGATACAGAAACTGAACGGAAAGGCGTCGGTATTGGGAATATCAAAAAGCGGTTAATGCATTACTATGGGGAGGAGTTGCACATAGAAGAGCAGGAAGAAGGGGTTAAAGTATGGTTTCGGTTTCATCTGGAAGAGGAGGA
- a CDS encoding radical SAM/SPASM domain-containing protein: protein MKQIQLSKYVTFMERPKDIIAYHSQIGEVCSIDPAIYGILSYFYKPVVYKEYMDIKENLETGIPLEEVKEIIDEFAEKGFLIHDGVDKDYVTLHTQERLQGLLTGGQIKTIQLIVSNNCNFKCKYCFEHSIYSSEERKVSQNESSNKVMSCKDAIEYIKLVLLQVKKAGNRDLHIQFFGGEPLTNKDTIKAVLDYYGDGSKYGVDLSYSIVTNGSLIDSDIAEYFNRYGVAVVVSFDSPNKSNRNMLSGKDSRNQIYNALEILKSTNNYVAFNSVLSECTYEYFDTSIIDCALEYGVREVGVVLDLSPEFYNRPVAEIADKLIDLYRYGKSKNVPVSGYWMSTYRSMFEHLDLAKGFKTCSGTGSQLSIEPNGSIFACKGSSRYYGNIYELNKLLESNTYRLYAERSLRNSHRCNTCKLEGFCSGFCLGPLEQQYSDINYLVENYCELMKTVIERLLLEEGEIDTYELSL, encoded by the coding sequence ATGAAGCAGATACAATTATCGAAGTATGTAACGTTTATGGAACGACCAAAGGATATCATAGCCTATCATAGTCAGATTGGGGAGGTCTGTTCCATTGATCCGGCTATCTATGGAATATTGTCCTATTTCTATAAACCTGTTGTTTATAAAGAGTATATGGATATAAAAGAGAATCTGGAGACTGGGATTCCGTTAGAAGAGGTAAAAGAGATTATTGATGAGTTTGCAGAAAAAGGTTTTCTGATCCATGATGGCGTAGATAAGGATTATGTTACGCTGCATACGCAAGAGCGGTTACAAGGCTTGCTGACAGGAGGTCAGATAAAAACCATTCAACTTATTGTCAGCAACAATTGCAATTTTAAATGTAAATATTGTTTTGAACACTCTATCTATAGTTCAGAAGAAAGAAAAGTGTCACAAAATGAAAGCAGTAATAAGGTTATGAGCTGTAAGGATGCCATCGAATATATCAAGCTGGTCCTGCTGCAGGTTAAAAAAGCAGGAAACCGAGACTTACATATACAGTTTTTTGGTGGGGAACCCTTAACCAATAAGGATACCATAAAGGCTGTTCTGGACTACTACGGAGACGGTAGCAAGTATGGTGTAGACTTGTCCTACAGTATTGTGACAAATGGTTCCTTAATCGACTCTGATATAGCAGAATATTTTAACAGATACGGAGTGGCAGTAGTTGTCAGCTTTGACAGTCCAAATAAATCGAATAGGAATATGCTTTCCGGAAAAGACAGCCGCAACCAGATATATAATGCCCTGGAGATTCTTAAAAGTACGAATAATTATGTGGCATTTAATTCTGTTCTGTCAGAGTGCACCTATGAATATTTTGATACCTCTATTATTGACTGTGCATTAGAGTACGGGGTCAGGGAGGTTGGGGTGGTTCTGGATCTTTCACCGGAATTTTATAATAGACCTGTAGCAGAGATTGCGGATAAATTAATTGACCTCTACCGATACGGGAAGAGTAAAAATGTTCCGGTATCCGGTTATTGGATGAGTACCTATCGCAGCATGTTTGAACATTTAGATTTGGCTAAGGGGTTTAAGACCTGTTCCGGTACTGGAAGTCAGCTTAGTATTGAACCAAATGGAAGTATTTTCGCTTGTAAAGGATCTTCCAGATATTATGGAAATATCTATGAACTTAATAAATTGCTTGAGAGTAATACCTACCGGCTTTATGCAGAGAGAAGCTTAAGAAATTCACACAGGTGCAATACCTGTAAACTGGAGGGATTTTGTTCCGGTTTCTGTCTTGGTCCATTGGAGCAGCAGTACAGTGATATTAATTATCTGGTGGAGAACTATTGTGAACTTATGAAAACTGTGATAGAGCGTTTATTATTAGAAGAGGGTGAAATCGATACGTATGAGCTATCATTATAA
- a CDS encoding MFS transporter, which translates to MSYHYKVESNKKAVVSFNRNFWILFWGKIVSQLGEGIFNIALPWYILNATASATAMSTYYIIGNITCGLVLFLFGKMIDRWKKEKIMYATDYIRGIYILFLLFMVIVDLPYKFLWIYLGAVITYICAGLFNPASMSILPSILEEEKLTKANSLLAVVDNTIAILGLAVGVAVYEALGIHLVFLITGVAYIISAITEMFIHPSRMVKLEKVLQKSGTRAGIQYLLQNKKILFIIVFALVWNYIYISIYSIYIPYMFNVVFKTTLAAVAVIQIAMSLGLLLGAALALKFNIKEKLYSNLTKVVIIQFPVFSLLPLIVLLHGTVLPSSFFLVGFFAALFFILGITVAMVNVNISVILQTETKSEFLGRIYSLKSLGSMISMSAGLFLGGIIIENMPVVIAFLINSILFAGLTAFMINEFLRKPEEIEQQDNINLQKAKI; encoded by the coding sequence ATGAGCTATCATTATAAAGTGGAAAGCAATAAAAAAGCAGTTGTGAGCTTCAATCGTAACTTCTGGATTTTGTTTTGGGGTAAGATTGTATCTCAATTGGGGGAAGGCATTTTTAATATTGCCCTGCCCTGGTACATTTTAAATGCAACAGCATCTGCAACAGCGATGAGTACTTATTATATTATTGGAAATATAACCTGTGGGTTGGTATTGTTTTTATTTGGAAAGATGATAGACAGATGGAAAAAGGAAAAAATAATGTATGCAACAGATTATATACGAGGGATCTATATATTGTTCCTTCTATTTATGGTTATAGTCGATTTACCCTACAAATTCCTCTGGATTTATCTTGGTGCTGTGATTACTTATATCTGTGCGGGATTATTCAATCCGGCTTCCATGAGTATCTTACCTTCCATACTGGAGGAGGAAAAATTAACAAAGGCCAATTCCCTGCTGGCTGTTGTAGATAATACCATAGCCATTCTGGGCCTCGCAGTTGGAGTTGCGGTATACGAGGCGTTGGGAATTCACTTGGTCTTCCTTATAACCGGCGTTGCATATATCATATCAGCCATTACGGAAATGTTCATTCACCCGTCAAGGATGGTTAAATTAGAAAAAGTACTGCAAAAATCAGGAACCCGGGCAGGTATACAATATCTGCTTCAGAATAAAAAGATTTTATTTATCATAGTTTTTGCATTGGTCTGGAACTATATTTATATATCCATTTATTCCATTTATATCCCTTATATGTTTAATGTTGTATTCAAGACAACTTTAGCAGCGGTTGCTGTCATACAAATAGCCATGTCGCTTGGACTGTTACTAGGAGCAGCTCTGGCATTAAAGTTTAATATCAAAGAAAAATTATACAGTAATCTTACGAAGGTTGTTATTATACAATTTCCTGTTTTTTCACTGCTGCCTCTTATTGTTCTTCTGCATGGGACTGTTCTTCCATCTTCCTTTTTTTTAGTGGGGTTCTTTGCTGCTTTATTTTTTATATTAGGAATAACAGTTGCAATGGTTAATGTAAACATAAGTGTAATATTACAGACAGAAACAAAAAGTGAATTTTTGGGAAGAATATATTCACTGAAATCGTTGGGTTCCATGATTTCCATGTCGGCAGGATTGTTTTTAGGAGGAATTATTATTGAAAATATGCCGGTTGTAATAGCCTTTTTGATTAATTCTATCCTGTTTGCCGGTCTTACAGCATTTATGATAAATGAATTCTTAAGAAAACCTGAAGAAATAGAGCAACAAGATAATATAAACTTACAAAAAGCAAAAATCTGA